The DNA sequence AAATATTTAATAATATTCAAACAATATTAAATTATAATATATATTTAAAAATAAATCCTATATATTCTAATTTATTTTTATTTTTTAATAATAAGATTAAAATAAAATATTCACAATTACAACAATTAGTAGGTTATAAAGGGTATGTTTCTAATATTAAAGGTATTATTTATGAAAAACCTATTATTAATAATTATATAAATGAATTAAATTTATATGAGTATATTTTATCTTGTTTTGGTTCAAAAAAAGGTATTATTGATACAGCTTTAAAAACAGCAGATTCAGGATATTTAACAAAAAGATTAGTAAATATTACTAATAATTTTATAATTAAAGAAATAAATTGTAAATCTCCTTTTATGTTTAGATATAAATGTAATATGGATATATATGGAAATATTTTTTACCCATTAAATTTATTAAAATTTAAAATATTACAAAATAATATTATTAATCTAGATAAAGGTATTTATATTAGTTTTAAAAATATTTATTTAACTAAGTATATATTTAATAAATTATTAAATTTATATTATGTAAATTATATAAATTTATATATTAAATCAGTATATTTATGTAATATATTTAATAATATTTGTAATAATTGTTTAAATTATAAACAATTATATAAATATAATTTAGGTCAACATATTGGAGTAATATCTAGTGAGGCTATAAGTGAGCCTAGTACACAAATGGTATTAAGAACTTTTCATGCTAATTCAATTTTAAAATATAAATATAATCAATCAGTTTTAAAAAAATATTACATATATAAATTATATTCATATAAATTTAAAATTAATAAAGTATTTAAATTTATTTTTAATTTTAAAACATATTTAAATATAAAATTTAATCTTATATTTTTATTAAATAAATTATTATTTAAAAATAAATCAAATAAATTTTATTTAAATTATATTTTACCTAATTGTCATATTAAATATAATTTTATATACAATTCAATTTCTAAAAATTTTAAATGTAATTATAATAATATAATTATAAAATATATTGATAATTATATAAAATATTATAATTATAATATACTACAATTATTAATTAAAAATTCATATAATAAATGGATTATTTATAATTTATATACATATTATATTTATTTTAATTATATAAAATTATATAATATAAATAATAAAGGTATTATTTATTATAATAATATAAATAAAAAATATAATATTTTATATTTTATAAAAAACTCAATAAATTATAATTCATATTATTATACTAATAGCAATATTAATATTATAAATAATAATATAAAATTATTAAATTCAAATAATATTATATTTAAATTTAATTATTAAAAAATATATGTTATATTTAATTTCAACAAAAAAAAATAATTTAAAATTAGATTATTTAAATAAAATACATTCCTTAAATAAATATATAATTGTTAAAATAGGAATAAAAAAAATAATAATATATAATAAAAATATTAGTAATAATAGTTTAAAATATAATAAATATGAAAAATATAATTATAATAATATTTATGAAATAATTTATTATAATTGGAATAAATATTTATTAAAAAATAATTATTTTAATTTATTTATAGTATATAATAATTATATAAAATATTTATATAAATATACTATTAAAAATTATTTATATTTTATTAAAAATTTATATTATATAAATAATAATTTTATTAATAATTCTATTATATATAAATTAAATTATAATGTCTATAATAATCAATTTAATAAGTTATATGATTATAAAAAAAATATTTATTTATTATTAACTAATAATTTTTATAATAAAATATTTTATAATTATGTTTATAATAATATAAATAATTTATATTTAAATGATATTACTACAGGTTTAGAATCTATAAATATAATATTTGAAAATAAAAATATAAAAAATAATATATCTTTTATTTCAAATAATATATATGTAATTTATTATGTAAAATATTATAATTATTTAAATAATATTATATATATATATAATGTATGTAATTTAAATAAAATAAATTATTTTAAATATAAATTAAATTTTTATTCATATATATTTGAAGATATTAGTTCTATTTTATATAGTGGATATTCATTAAATACTGATTTTTATTTAATTAATAATAATTTAAAATATTATTTTAAATATTTATTATCTAATACAAATATATATCAATCTATTAAAAGTTCTTATATTTATATATATAATATTTTATTAGAATCAATAGTAAAGCAATATAGTTATCAAAATATTTATTTACCTGCTATTTATTTTGAACTTATTATAAAAAAAATGCTTTCATGTATTAAAATTATATCAAATAATTTTAATTTATTTAAATATAATGATATAATACCATTATATTTAATAAATATAATAAACTATTCTTTAAATTTAAATAAATATAAAATTTATAAATATGAACCTATTATTTTAGGAGTAACAAAATCTATTTT is a window from the Plasmodium yoelii genome assembly PY17X01, chromosome : API genome containing:
- a CDS encoding RNA polymerase D, with the protein product MYFYFFNQYNLKILEKKLLSIFKYNISSKLLQELLYLGFEYSFMYNYSLNINDFSNFIYLLILYKNKINNIYNNKYYEVKYNYINIFLNNYYYLKIFNNIQTILNYNIYLKINPIYSNLFLFFNNKIKIKYSQLQQLVGYKGYVSNIKGIIYEKPIINNYINELNLYEYILSCFGSKKGIIDTALKTADSGYLTKRLVNITNNFIIKEINCKSPFMFRYKCNMDIYGNIFYPLNLLKFKILQNNIINLDKGIYISFKNIYLTKYIFNKLLNLYYVNYINLYIKSVYLCNIFNNICNNCLNYKQLYKYNLGQHIGVISSEAISEPSTQMVLRTFHANSILKYKYNQSVLKKYYIYKLYSYKFKINKVFKFIFNFKTYLNIKFNLIFLLNKLLFKNKSNKFYLNYILPNCHIKYNFIYNSISKNFKCNYNNIIIKYIDNYIKYYNYNILQLLIKNSYNKWIIYNLYTYYIYFNYIKLYNINNKGIIYYNNINKKYNILYFIKNSINYNSYYYTNSNINIINNNIKLLNSNNIIFKFNYKKYMLYLISTKKNNLKLDYLNKIHSLNKYIIVKIGIKKIIIYNKNISNNSLKYNKYEKYNYNNIYEIIYYNWNKYLLKNNYFNLFIVYNNYIKYLYKYTIKNYLYFIKNLYYINNNFINNSIIYKLNYNVYNNQFNKLYDYKKNIYLLLTNNFYNKIFYNYVYNNINNLYLNDITTGLESINIIFENKNIKNNISFISNNIYVIYYVKYYNYLNNIIYIYNVCNLNKINYFKYKLNFYSYIFEDISSILYSGYSLNTDFYLINNNLKYYFKYLLSNTNIYQSIKSSYIYIYNILLESIVKQYSYQNIYLPAIYFELIIKKMLSCIKIISNNFNLFKYNDIIPLYLINIINYSLNLNKYKIYKYEPIILGVTKSILANSGFLTNISFQNTFKILSLNILTNKIDWLLDIKSKIIMTDLLPVGNGWYRYLTV